In one Flavobacteriales bacterium genomic region, the following are encoded:
- a CDS encoding ABC transporter permease, with translation MLQNLLLTGFRNLWKQKRYALINLLGLATGIACFVLIGLYVRYQRSFDRFVPDHDRVYRVVGKIEMEGQGEHSSSMVFGLGPTLYADHPELVERYCRWFDFQDPQHTLKVGDSLSTDRMFTESGLYLVDSTVFELFGYPLVQGDPRTALTKPGSIVLSQELAKKYFGDADPMGRMMKWDNAMDVQVTGVLGELPRNSHIRFEGLVSIYTILQYWKKIERNNWVWNPCWTYVRLKEGVTEAEAERVFPAFIQKYYPDFLKDQIGHELQPLADIHLTSKLDFEMRQNGDKGSVNILWAIGFFILVLAAVNFMNLATARSAYRAREVGVRKAAGAARGQLIAQFLLESVLMSMLAALIALLLIKLLMPAFNELAGEMIPLPTMLVPGVLGLAVVLGLLSGIYPAFFLSSFQPAVVLKGNSGGTSRGQALRKALVVVQFAIALVLIIGTVFVKRQHDHLRTVDLGFTKEQVVLIPVRAPMADVYLAVYPELKKISGVKAVSWANDILGKKHNTHEFNWGTMEQGKWTYLPALYVNPEFQRAMDIELLAGRWFSRDFPGDDSLSVVINETFARQLYPDDPAKAIGERMDTPHGEERVIGVAKDFAFDPLFKAVAPFVFDMTNDITQWLRYIYIRTEGGDPRPVIEAARKEWNARTTNFPFEYQFLDDQLNMQYEAQGRLAQLVGIFSLLAVFIACLGLFALASWTAEKRTREIGIRKVMGADTLRITWEVTRDFLLLVLVGALVAVPLAWFGVGRWLENFAFRTHIEPLVFLGAGLVVLLIASFTVSFRAIRAAQTDPVKALRHE, from the coding sequence ATGCTGCAGAACCTCCTCCTCACCGGCTTCCGCAACCTCTGGAAGCAGAAGCGCTACGCGCTCATCAACCTGCTGGGCCTGGCCACGGGCATCGCATGCTTCGTGCTCATCGGGCTCTACGTGCGGTACCAGCGCAGCTTCGACCGTTTCGTGCCCGATCATGACCGCGTGTACCGCGTGGTGGGCAAGATCGAGATGGAGGGGCAGGGGGAGCACAGCAGCAGCATGGTCTTCGGGCTGGGGCCCACGCTCTACGCCGACCATCCGGAGCTGGTGGAACGCTACTGCCGCTGGTTCGATTTCCAGGACCCGCAGCACACGCTGAAGGTGGGCGACAGCCTCAGCACCGACCGCATGTTCACCGAGAGCGGGCTGTACCTGGTGGACAGCACCGTGTTCGAGCTCTTCGGTTATCCGCTCGTGCAGGGCGATCCGAGGACGGCGCTCACCAAGCCCGGCAGCATCGTGCTCAGCCAGGAGCTGGCGAAGAAGTACTTCGGCGATGCCGACCCCATGGGCCGGATGATGAAGTGGGACAACGCCATGGATGTGCAGGTGACGGGCGTGCTGGGCGAGCTTCCGCGCAACTCGCACATCCGCTTCGAGGGGCTGGTGAGCATCTACACCATCCTGCAGTACTGGAAGAAGATCGAGCGCAACAATTGGGTGTGGAACCCGTGCTGGACCTACGTGCGGCTGAAGGAGGGCGTGACCGAAGCGGAGGCGGAGCGCGTCTTTCCGGCCTTCATCCAGAAATACTACCCCGACTTCCTCAAGGATCAGATCGGCCACGAGCTGCAGCCGCTGGCGGACATCCACCTCACCAGCAAGCTCGACTTCGAGATGCGGCAGAACGGCGACAAGGGCAGCGTGAACATCCTCTGGGCCATCGGCTTCTTCATCCTGGTGCTGGCCGCCGTGAACTTCATGAACCTGGCCACGGCGCGCAGCGCGTACCGGGCCCGCGAGGTGGGCGTGCGCAAAGCGGCGGGGGCGGCGCGCGGCCAGCTCATCGCCCAGTTCCTGCTGGAGAGCGTGCTCATGAGCATGCTCGCTGCGCTGATCGCCCTGCTGCTGATCAAGCTGCTGATGCCGGCCTTCAATGAGCTGGCGGGTGAGATGATCCCGCTGCCGACGATGCTGGTGCCCGGCGTGCTCGGCCTCGCGGTGGTGCTCGGCCTGCTCAGCGGCATCTACCCGGCCTTCTTCCTCAGCAGCTTCCAGCCGGCGGTGGTGCTGAAGGGGAACAGCGGCGGCACCTCGCGCGGGCAGGCGCTGCGGAAAGCCCTGGTGGTGGTGCAGTTCGCCATCGCGCTGGTGCTCATCATCGGCACCGTCTTCGTGAAGCGCCAGCACGACCACCTGCGCACCGTGGACCTCGGATTCACCAAGGAGCAGGTGGTGCTCATCCCCGTGCGCGCGCCCATGGCGGATGTCTACCTGGCGGTCTACCCCGAGCTGAAGAAGATCAGCGGGGTGAAGGCCGTGAGCTGGGCCAACGACATCCTCGGCAAGAAGCACAACACCCACGAGTTCAACTGGGGCACCATGGAGCAGGGCAAGTGGACCTACCTGCCCGCGCTCTACGTGAACCCCGAGTTCCAGCGGGCCATGGACATCGAGCTGCTCGCCGGTCGCTGGTTCAGCCGCGACTTCCCCGGCGATGATTCCCTGAGCGTGGTGATCAACGAGACCTTCGCCCGGCAGCTGTACCCCGATGATCCCGCCAAGGCCATCGGCGAGCGCATGGACACGCCGCATGGCGAGGAGCGCGTGATCGGCGTGGCGAAGGACTTCGCCTTCGATCCGCTCTTCAAGGCCGTCGCCCCATTCGTGTTCGACATGACCAATGACATTACGCAGTGGCTCCGGTACATCTACATCCGCACCGAGGGCGGCGACCCCAGGCCCGTGATCGAGGCCGCGCGCAAGGAATGGAACGCGCGCACCACCAACTTCCCCTTCGAGTACCAGTTCCTCGACGATCAGCTCAACATGCAGTACGAGGCGCAGGGCCGCCTGGCGCAGCTCGTCGGCATCTTCTCCCTGCTCGCGGTCTTCATCGCCTGCCTTGGCCTCTTCGCGCTCGCCAGCTGGACGGCCGAGAAGCGCACGCGCGAGATCGGCATCCGCAAGGTGATGGGCGCCGACACGCTGCGCATCACCTGGGAGGTCACCCGCGATTTCCTCCTGCTGGTGCTCGTGGGTGCGCTGGTGGCGGTGCCGCTCGCGTGGTTCGGCGTGGGCCGCTGGCTGGAGAACTTCGCCTTCCGCACGCACATCGAGCCGCTGGTGTTCCTCGGTGCGGGACTGGTGGTGCTGCTCATCGCATCCTTCACGGTGAGCTTCCGGGCGATAAGGGCGGCGCAGACGGATCCGGTGAAGGCCTTGCGGCACGAGTAA
- a CDS encoding T9SS type A sorting domain-containing protein: MQRTLRFMPRIALALVCAIVFRGLPRAQGLSTAELLAPVGSSFHHYQIADLFPWDTLQGPGVLWDYAWTDVDSTDDVTFLVIEPDEAPALPDHPTANRVIRSIQGDNDDYIIDRFYEVQVDRVSEVGSAGPVLTYAFDDPELAYGLPMQLGDTLWDDYCFWSDGLGVQYHFCGSGYVTHDATGTLILPYGTFTDVKHVTQWHTSSETTGPGEDTTRFHRQQWFAPGIAFPILEVRLTTYANGSYFVGGSLLDGDAFTAIHDTEAHAWSAFPNPTAGVLTLQRASGGTAWIDVLAPDGRVMLADSFRAGDTQRSLALHALPAGIYVVRVSDEAGSTARRIIKGD, from the coding sequence ATGCAACGCACCCTACGCTTCATGCCCCGCATCGCCCTCGCGCTCGTGTGCGCCATCGTCTTCCGCGGCCTGCCGCGCGCGCAAGGGCTCTCCACCGCCGAGCTGCTCGCCCCCGTGGGGAGCAGTTTCCATCATTACCAGATCGCAGACCTCTTCCCGTGGGACACCCTGCAAGGCCCGGGCGTGCTGTGGGATTATGCGTGGACCGATGTCGACAGCACCGACGACGTGACCTTCCTGGTGATCGAGCCCGATGAGGCGCCCGCCCTCCCGGACCATCCGACGGCCAATCGCGTCATCCGCTCCATCCAAGGCGACAATGACGACTACATCATCGACCGCTTCTACGAGGTGCAGGTGGACCGCGTGAGCGAGGTGGGCAGCGCGGGGCCCGTGCTGACCTACGCATTCGACGACCCGGAGCTCGCCTATGGGCTGCCGATGCAGCTCGGCGATACCCTGTGGGACGACTACTGCTTCTGGTCAGACGGGCTGGGCGTCCAATACCACTTCTGCGGGTCGGGCTACGTGACGCACGACGCGACCGGGACGCTCATCCTCCCCTACGGCACCTTCACCGATGTGAAGCACGTGACCCAATGGCACACCAGCAGCGAGACCACGGGGCCCGGTGAGGACACCACCCGGTTCCACCGCCAGCAGTGGTTCGCGCCGGGCATCGCATTCCCCATCCTCGAGGTCAGGCTCACCACCTACGCCAATGGGTCCTACTTCGTGGGCGGGAGCCTCCTGGACGGCGATGCCTTCACCGCGATCCACGACACGGAGGCCCACGCATGGTCGGCCTTCCCGAACCCCACAGCGGGTGTCCTCACGCTGCAGCGCGCCAGCGGCGGCACCGCTTGGATCGATGTGCTCGCCCCCGATGGCCGGGTGATGCTCGCCGATTCGTTCCGCGCGGGTGACACGCAGCGCAGCCTCGCGCTCCACGCCCTGCCGGCCGGTATCTACGTGGTGCGCGTCAGCGACGAAGCGGGGAGCACCGCCCGGCGGATCATCAAAGGGGATTAG
- a CDS encoding MarR family transcriptional regulator, whose translation MPTSSIGYWCSIAAHQYFARLQQKLEGLDITHWFYVLLTIEEGHGALSQQELADKLDLDKVAMTRALDHLGGKGYVERCACAGDRRKHLVKLTPKARPAVRAIRKAYAELNEEALRGVRKSERAAFMEHLMTIVNNLRPADGPATVTTKRVHP comes from the coding sequence ATGCCCACCTCGTCCATCGGCTACTGGTGCTCCATCGCGGCGCACCAATACTTCGCACGGCTCCAGCAGAAGCTGGAGGGCCTGGACATCACGCACTGGTTCTACGTGCTGCTCACCATCGAGGAGGGGCACGGCGCGCTGAGCCAGCAGGAGCTGGCCGACAAGCTGGACCTGGACAAGGTGGCCATGACCCGCGCGCTGGACCACTTGGGCGGCAAGGGCTACGTGGAGCGCTGCGCCTGCGCAGGCGACCGCCGCAAGCACCTGGTGAAGCTCACGCCCAAGGCGCGGCCCGCCGTGCGGGCCATCCGCAAGGCCTACGCCGAACTGAACGAGGAGGCCCTGCGCGGCGTGCGCAAGAGCGAGCGCGCCGCCTTCATGGAGCACCTGATGACGATCGTGAACAACCTGCGTCCGGCGGATGGCCCCGCGACCGTGACGACCAAACGCGTACACCCATGA
- a CDS encoding efflux RND transporter periplasmic adaptor subunit: MMRKAWILAAAPLLLAACGGSDEQTKGGGAMPPMAVGVHVLQGEPLDDALVATGTLLANEEVQLVSELAGRITHIGFEEGGPVSAGQVLLRINDDELQAQLRKAEAQLRLAQEDEARKQQLLAVSGISLEQFDAARTAVAGLQADADDLRARIAKSVIRAPFGGRVGLRSVSEGGFVAAGTPIARLHQTDPMKVEFAVPERYGRSLAAGSAITFTLEGDTATYTGAVYAVDPSVDAATRTVKVRARTGNAHGRLIPGAFAKVQVRLQRIPDALVIPAEALIPDIQGQKVLLMKGGTAVSARVQLGLRTAERVQLTSGVQPGDSVIVTGLLALRDGAAVRPLGGQAEKKANAEK, from the coding sequence ATGATGCGCAAGGCCTGGATTCTCGCCGCCGCCCCCCTGCTGCTGGCGGCCTGCGGAGGCAGCGATGAGCAGACCAAGGGCGGCGGTGCCATGCCCCCCATGGCCGTGGGCGTGCACGTGCTTCAGGGCGAGCCCCTGGACGATGCCCTGGTGGCCACCGGCACCCTGCTGGCCAACGAGGAGGTGCAGCTGGTGAGCGAGCTGGCCGGCCGCATCACCCACATCGGCTTCGAGGAGGGCGGCCCGGTGAGCGCCGGGCAGGTGCTGCTGCGCATCAACGACGATGAGCTGCAGGCCCAGTTGCGCAAGGCCGAGGCCCAGCTGCGCCTGGCGCAGGAGGACGAGGCCCGCAAGCAGCAGCTGCTCGCCGTGAGCGGCATCAGCCTGGAACAGTTCGATGCCGCCCGCACCGCGGTGGCCGGCCTGCAGGCCGATGCCGACGACCTGCGCGCGCGCATCGCCAAGAGCGTGATCCGCGCGCCCTTCGGCGGCCGGGTGGGGCTGCGCAGCGTGAGCGAGGGCGGCTTCGTGGCGGCCGGAACGCCCATCGCGCGGCTGCACCAGACCGATCCCATGAAGGTGGAGTTCGCCGTGCCCGAGCGCTACGGCCGCAGCCTGGCGGCGGGCTCCGCCATCACCTTCACCCTGGAGGGCGATACGGCCACCTACACCGGCGCCGTGTACGCGGTAGACCCCAGCGTGGACGCCGCCACCCGCACGGTGAAGGTGCGTGCCCGCACGGGCAACGCCCACGGCCGCCTGATTCCCGGCGCCTTCGCCAAGGTGCAGGTGCGGCTGCAGCGCATCCCCGACGCGCTGGTGATCCCCGCCGAGGCGCTGATCCCCGACATCCAGGGCCAGAAGGTGCTGCTGATGAAGGGCGGCACCGCCGTGAGCGCCCGCGTGCAGCTGGGCCTGCGCACCGCCGAGCGCGTGCAGCTCACCAGCGGCGTGCAGCCGGGCGACTCGGTGATCGTCACCGGCCTGCTGGCCCTGCGCGACGGGGCGGCGGTGCGGCCCTTGGGCGGACAGGCGGAGAAGAAGGCGAATGCGGAGAAGTGA
- a CDS encoding efflux RND transporter permease subunit, which produces MTISSISINRPVLATVISILIVLFGGIGFTFLGVREYPSVDPPIITVTTNYVGANADVVESQITEVLEESINGIAGIRTLTSVSSDGRSTITVEFELDVDLEAAANDVRDRVSRSVRNLPADVEPPIVAKSDADSNPILSMTIQSDERSMLELSLIANDVFKERLQTIPGVSAINIWGEKKYSMKLLLDPVKMAGLGITPADVRAALDRENVELPAGRIEGFRTELSIRTLGRLTTAEQFNDLILRDAGGRVIKLKDVGLAELRPENERSLLRGNGGVPQVAVAVTPQPGSNYVAIADEFHKRVAQIKKDLPADLRYNIALDTTVGIRAAILEVEETILIAFGLVVLVIFLFLRDWRTTLIPVVAIPISLIGAFFIMYVAGFSINILTLLAIVLATGIVVDDAIVVLENIYAKIEGGMDPMRAGHEGSKEITFAIISTTITLAAVFLPIIFLSGLTGRLFREFGIVVAGSVLISAVVSLTLTPMMSARMLRHKTKHSRFFEVTERFFNRLAAAYQRSLAAFLRRRRWAFAIMLASGALIWGAGAQLQSELAPMEDKSRFMIQSTAPEGTSFELMNDYLARIIEVADTLPERQALISVTAPGFGTASSTNNGFVRVALVPPGERSRTQDELAKAVMAKIQGFNLARSFVIQEPTIGGSRFTRLPVEYVIQAPDFERLRAVIPAFMEKAAQDKTFRVVDLNLKFNKPELNVEIDRDRARAMGVTMQDIAETLQLYFSGQRYGYFIMNGKQYQVIGQATRDNRDAPIDLSSAYVRNDKGELIQLDNLVRLSDRSTPPQLFRYNRYVSATVSADPAEGYTIGDGIAAMDRIKKEVLDDSFSTALGGVSKEFAESGSSLLFAFLLALVLIFLILAAQFESFVDPLVVMLTVPLALAGAVVSLWIGGHTLNIFSQIGIIVLVGLVTKNGILIVEFANQRKEQGLQKMDAVVDAAGQRFRPILMTSLATILGALPIALGLGAAARSRLPMGVAIIGGLLFALVLTLYVVPALYSYMSRERSAEPPQAPAADHEHAPHA; this is translated from the coding sequence ATGACCATCAGCTCCATCAGCATCAACCGGCCCGTGCTCGCCACGGTGATCTCGATCCTGATCGTGCTGTTCGGCGGCATCGGCTTCACCTTCCTCGGTGTGCGCGAGTACCCCAGCGTGGACCCGCCCATCATCACCGTCACCACCAACTACGTGGGCGCCAACGCCGACGTGGTGGAGAGCCAGATCACCGAGGTGCTGGAGGAGAGCATCAACGGCATCGCGGGCATCCGCACCCTCACCAGCGTGAGCAGCGACGGGCGCAGCACCATCACCGTGGAGTTCGAGCTGGACGTGGACCTGGAGGCCGCCGCCAACGACGTGCGCGACCGGGTGAGCCGCAGCGTGCGCAACCTGCCCGCCGATGTGGAGCCGCCCATCGTGGCCAAGAGCGATGCGGACAGCAACCCCATCCTGTCGATGACCATCCAGAGCGATGAGCGCAGCATGCTGGAGCTCTCGCTGATCGCCAACGACGTCTTCAAGGAGCGGCTGCAGACCATCCCCGGCGTGAGCGCCATCAACATCTGGGGCGAGAAGAAGTACAGCATGAAGCTGCTGCTCGACCCCGTGAAGATGGCCGGCCTGGGCATCACCCCGGCCGATGTGCGCGCCGCGCTCGACCGCGAGAACGTGGAGCTGCCCGCCGGCCGCATCGAGGGCTTCCGCACCGAGCTCAGCATCCGCACCCTGGGCCGCCTCACCACCGCCGAGCAGTTCAACGACCTGATCCTGCGCGATGCCGGCGGGCGCGTCATCAAGCTCAAGGACGTGGGCCTGGCCGAGCTGCGGCCCGAGAACGAGCGCAGCCTGCTGCGCGGCAACGGCGGCGTGCCCCAGGTGGCCGTGGCCGTCACCCCCCAGCCCGGCAGCAACTACGTGGCCATCGCCGACGAATTCCACAAGCGCGTGGCGCAGATCAAGAAGGACCTCCCCGCCGACCTGCGCTACAACATCGCCCTCGACACTACCGTGGGCATCCGCGCCGCCATCCTGGAGGTGGAGGAGACCATCCTCATCGCCTTCGGCCTGGTGGTGCTCGTCATCTTCCTCTTCCTGCGCGACTGGCGCACCACGCTCATCCCCGTGGTGGCCATCCCCATCTCCCTCATCGGCGCCTTCTTCATCATGTACGTGGCGGGCTTCAGCATCAACATCCTCACGCTGCTCGCCATCGTGCTGGCCACCGGCATCGTGGTGGACGATGCCATCGTGGTGCTGGAGAACATCTACGCCAAGATCGAGGGCGGCATGGACCCGATGCGCGCCGGCCACGAGGGCAGCAAGGAGATCACCTTCGCCATCATCAGCACCACCATCACGCTGGCGGCGGTCTTCCTGCCCATCATCTTCCTCAGCGGGCTCACCGGCCGCCTCTTCCGCGAGTTCGGCATCGTGGTGGCCGGCTCGGTGCTCATCAGCGCGGTGGTCTCCCTCACCCTCACCCCCATGATGAGCGCGCGCATGCTGCGCCACAAGACGAAGCACAGCCGCTTCTTCGAGGTCACCGAGCGCTTCTTCAACCGGCTGGCCGCCGCCTACCAGCGCTCGCTCGCCGCCTTCCTGCGCCGCCGCCGCTGGGCCTTCGCCATCATGCTCGCCAGCGGCGCGCTCATCTGGGGCGCTGGCGCCCAGCTGCAAAGCGAGCTGGCCCCCATGGAGGACAAGAGCCGCTTCATGATCCAGAGCACCGCCCCCGAGGGCACCAGCTTCGAGCTCATGAACGACTACCTCGCGCGGATCATCGAGGTGGCGGACACCCTGCCCGAGCGCCAGGCCCTCATCAGCGTCACCGCCCCCGGCTTCGGCACCGCCAGCAGCACCAACAACGGCTTCGTGCGCGTGGCTTTGGTGCCGCCCGGCGAGCGCAGCCGCACGCAGGACGAGCTGGCCAAGGCCGTGATGGCGAAGATCCAGGGCTTCAACCTGGCCCGCAGCTTCGTGATCCAGGAGCCCACCATCGGCGGCTCGCGCTTCACCCGCCTGCCGGTGGAGTACGTGATCCAGGCGCCCGACTTCGAGCGGCTCCGCGCCGTGATCCCCGCCTTCATGGAGAAGGCCGCGCAGGACAAGACCTTCCGCGTGGTGGACCTCAACCTCAAGTTCAACAAGCCCGAGCTGAACGTGGAGATCGACCGCGACCGCGCGCGCGCCATGGGCGTCACCATGCAGGACATCGCCGAGACCCTGCAGCTCTACTTCAGCGGCCAGCGCTACGGCTACTTCATCATGAACGGCAAGCAGTACCAGGTGATCGGCCAGGCCACGCGCGACAACCGCGACGCACCCATCGACCTCAGCAGCGCCTATGTGCGCAACGACAAGGGCGAGCTCATCCAGCTGGACAACCTGGTGCGCCTCAGCGACCGCAGCACCCCGCCGCAGCTCTTCCGCTACAACCGCTATGTGAGCGCCACCGTGAGCGCCGACCCCGCCGAGGGCTACACCATCGGCGACGGCATCGCCGCCATGGACCGCATCAAGAAGGAGGTGCTCGACGACAGCTTCAGCACCGCCCTGGGCGGCGTGAGCAAGGAGTTCGCCGAGAGCGGCAGCAGCCTCCTCTTCGCCTTCCTCCTGGCCCTGGTGCTCATCTTCCTCATCCTCGCCGCGCAGTTCGAGAGCTTCGTGGATCCGCTGGTGGTGATGCTCACCGTGCCCCTGGCCCTGGCCGGCGCCGTGGTGAGCCTCTGGATCGGCGGCCACACGCTCAACATCTTCTCGCAGATCGGCATCATCGTGCTCGTGGGCCTGGTCACCAAGAACGGCATCCTCATCGTGGAGTTCGCCAACCAGCGCAAGGAACAGGGCCTGCAAAAGATGGACGCCGTGGTGGACGCCGCAGGCCAGCGCTTCCGCCCCATCCTCATGACCAGCCTGGCCACCATCCTCGGCGCGCTGCCCATCGCCCTGGGCCTGGGCGCCGCCGCCAGGAGCCGCTTGCCCATGGGCGTGGCCATCATCGGCGGGCTGCTGTTCGCGCTGGTGCTCACCCTCTACGTGGTGCCGGCGCTCTACAGCTACATGAGCCGCGAGCGCAGCGCCGAACCGCCGCAGGCCCCCGCAGCGGACCACGAACACGCACCGCACGCATGA
- a CDS encoding TolC family protein, whose protein sequence is MRVPATIAVLLLAAAAAAQVLTAEEAVRIAVEQNHGIRMARLDARSAEIMNTAGNAGMLPTLDAVGQYSIDNSATKQTFFSGEVRERDNADQRVLDAAVQLNWTVFDGLSMWAAKDRLEALELIGQTQLRQRIEATVYEALAAYYQLVQLRRAIAVQQQGVHISRERLAIAQSAERIGSGSGLQVVQARLDLSADSAAVLDLQVQEAVGAARLNALLGRDPATPVQVAAEVPAAEPLQLAEVQQAARQANSELQQARQQRIAADLSVKELTGALLPRIDLFANYGYTRSTSAVGILQSNQALGPDYGARVSIPLYRGSQASRALEVAKLSREQAALAAQQTELFLEESLLNAWAAYATANQRVALEEQNLDGARTQAEVALESYRLGAITAVELREVQLGLVGAEQRLLVARYQAKLAELQLKWLAGRLV, encoded by the coding sequence ATGAGGGTCCCCGCCACCATCGCCGTCCTCCTCCTCGCCGCCGCCGCCGCGGCGCAGGTGCTCACCGCCGAGGAGGCCGTGCGCATCGCCGTGGAGCAGAACCACGGCATCCGCATGGCGCGCCTCGATGCCCGCAGCGCCGAGATCATGAACACCGCCGGCAACGCCGGCATGCTGCCCACCCTCGACGCCGTGGGCCAGTACAGCATCGACAACAGCGCCACCAAGCAGACCTTCTTCAGCGGCGAGGTGCGCGAGCGCGACAACGCCGACCAGCGCGTGCTCGATGCCGCCGTGCAGCTCAACTGGACCGTCTTCGACGGGCTGTCCATGTGGGCCGCCAAGGACAGGCTGGAGGCCCTGGAGCTGATCGGGCAGACGCAGCTGCGGCAGCGCATCGAGGCCACCGTCTACGAGGCGCTGGCCGCCTACTACCAGCTGGTGCAGCTGCGCCGCGCCATCGCCGTGCAGCAGCAGGGCGTGCACATCAGCCGCGAGCGCCTCGCCATCGCGCAATCCGCCGAGCGCATCGGCAGCGGCAGCGGCCTGCAAGTGGTGCAGGCGCGGCTCGACCTCAGCGCCGACAGCGCCGCCGTGCTCGACCTGCAGGTGCAGGAGGCCGTGGGCGCCGCCCGCCTCAACGCCCTGCTGGGCCGCGACCCCGCCACCCCCGTGCAGGTGGCCGCCGAGGTGCCCGCCGCCGAGCCCCTGCAGCTGGCCGAGGTGCAGCAGGCCGCACGGCAGGCCAACAGCGAGCTGCAGCAGGCCCGGCAGCAGCGCATCGCCGCCGACCTCAGCGTGAAGGAGCTCACCGGCGCGCTGCTCCCGCGCATCGACCTCTTCGCCAACTACGGCTACACGCGCAGCACCAGCGCCGTGGGCATCCTGCAGAGCAACCAGGCCCTCGGCCCCGACTACGGCGCGCGCGTCAGCATCCCGCTCTACCGCGGATCGCAGGCCAGCCGCGCGCTGGAGGTGGCCAAGCTGAGCCGCGAGCAGGCCGCCCTGGCCGCCCAGCAGACCGAGCTCTTCCTGGAGGAGAGCCTGCTCAACGCCTGGGCCGCCTACGCCACCGCCAACCAGCGCGTGGCCCTGGAGGAGCAGAACCTCGATGGCGCCCGCACCCAGGCCGAGGTGGCCCTGGAGAGCTACCGCCTGGGCGCCATCACCGCCGTGGAGCTGCGCGAGGTGCAGCTGGGCCTCGTGGGCGCCGAGCAGCGCCTGCTGGTGGCCCGCTACCAGGCCAAGCTCGCCGAGCTGCAGCTGAAGTGGCTGGCGGGCCGGCTGGTGTGA
- a CDS encoding fibronectin type III domain-containing protein, which translates to MKANIKLSLSLLNAVRLLALLRNVVAKLTGNAFFPTPPVTLAEMTSKGDALEAAIEEATDGSKASKVQRDVLIGDAQEMLRTVADYVRMEAKGDAAKLATSGFELRRQPEPIGVPGMVQRLRALTTKSKGTLDIRWRHERGAYGYKVWWTESDPTVEANWQFLAYTTRASYQAKGLESYKAYWFTVSALGSAGEGLQADPAMGRAA; encoded by the coding sequence ATGAAAGCGAACATCAAGCTGTCGCTGTCCTTGTTGAACGCCGTACGCCTGCTCGCGCTGCTCCGCAACGTGGTGGCCAAGCTGACCGGCAACGCCTTCTTCCCCACCCCCCCGGTGACGTTGGCGGAGATGACGAGCAAGGGGGATGCGCTGGAGGCGGCCATCGAGGAGGCCACCGACGGCAGCAAGGCGAGCAAGGTGCAACGGGATGTGCTGATCGGGGATGCGCAGGAGATGCTGCGGACCGTTGCGGATTATGTGCGGATGGAGGCGAAGGGCGATGCGGCCAAGCTGGCGACGAGCGGTTTTGAGCTGCGCCGGCAGCCCGAGCCGATCGGTGTGCCGGGCATGGTGCAGCGTCTGCGCGCGCTGACCACCAAGAGCAAGGGCACGCTGGACATCCGCTGGCGGCATGAGCGCGGCGCCTACGGCTACAAGGTGTGGTGGACGGAGAGCGACCCCACGGTGGAGGCCAACTGGCAGTTCCTCGCGTACACCACCCGCGCCAGCTACCAGGCCAAGGGGCTGGAGAGCTACAAGGCCTACTGGTTCACGGTGAGCGCCCTGGGCAGCGCGGGCGAGGGCCTGCAGGCCGACCCGGCGATGGGCCGCGCCGCCTGA
- a CDS encoding helix-turn-helix transcriptional regulator: protein MMTLGDRIRYYRERKGWSQSQLGRATGMGQTRLSKIENGRSKPYFWEVERIALYLEVPLGWFDTLRVVQAEEPVRQPMHSWGKGRAAMGPQA from the coding sequence ATGATGACCCTCGGAGACCGGATCCGGTACTACCGCGAGCGGAAGGGGTGGAGCCAGTCGCAGCTGGGGCGTGCGACGGGCATGGGGCAGACGCGCTTGAGCAAGATCGAGAACGGGCGGAGCAAGCCCTACTTCTGGGAGGTGGAGCGCATAGCGCTGTACCTGGAAGTGCCGCTGGGCTGGTTCGATACGCTGCGGGTGGTGCAGGCGGAGGAGCCGGTGAGGCAGCCCATGCACAGCTGGGGCAAGGGCCGTGCGGCCATGGGCCCGCAGGCCTGA